One window of the Propionispora vibrioides genome contains the following:
- the hydF gene encoding [FeFe] hydrogenase H-cluster maturation GTPase HydF, which translates to MQDTPKGNRLHIAMFGRRNVGKSSLINALTSQSIALVSAVPGTTADPVYKAMEMLPLGPVMMIDTAGIDDEGTLGTLRVEKTMQVLTKTDLAILVLSAETGVSTYEQTIAAAIRERGIPLVGVLNKVDTAAFSQSKLEEWGKALALYLVPVSAVEHMGLEQVKQQIIKQAPGDWDSMPVIGDLLNPGDTVVLVVPIDLAAPKGRLILPQVQTIRDILDHDAYSLVVKERELKEALENLRKPPRLVVTDSQEFLKVDADTPPEIMLTSFSILFARHKGDLETLVSGAKAIDRLQPGDRVVIAEACTHHRQADDIGKVKIPRWLRQRIGGELEFSWVSGGEFPPDLSSYKLIVHCGSCMLTRREMLYRLSVARQANVPIVNYGVLIAWVHGILPRALRPFPAARSILDD; encoded by the coding sequence ATGCAGGATACACCAAAAGGAAATCGTTTGCACATTGCCATGTTTGGCCGGCGCAATGTGGGGAAATCCAGTTTGATCAATGCGCTGACCAGTCAGAGTATTGCTTTGGTATCAGCTGTACCAGGCACAACGGCCGATCCGGTTTATAAGGCGATGGAGATGCTGCCGCTGGGACCGGTGATGATGATTGATACGGCCGGCATTGATGATGAAGGAACCCTGGGCACACTGCGGGTAGAAAAGACGATGCAGGTGCTGACTAAAACGGATCTGGCTATTTTAGTCTTATCGGCAGAAACCGGTGTGTCCACTTATGAGCAGACCATTGCGGCTGCTATCCGGGAACGGGGGATTCCTTTAGTCGGCGTATTGAACAAAGTGGATACGGCGGCATTTAGCCAGAGCAAGCTGGAGGAATGGGGTAAAGCGCTGGCGCTTTACCTGGTTCCGGTAAGTGCTGTAGAGCACATGGGACTTGAACAGGTAAAGCAACAAATTATCAAGCAGGCTCCCGGTGATTGGGACAGCATGCCGGTTATCGGTGATTTACTAAATCCCGGCGACACGGTCGTCTTAGTTGTACCCATTGATCTGGCAGCCCCCAAGGGAAGGCTGATTTTGCCACAAGTTCAAACCATTCGCGATATTCTTGATCATGATGCTTATAGTCTGGTTGTTAAAGAGCGGGAATTAAAAGAGGCCCTGGAAAACTTACGTAAGCCACCCCGGCTTGTAGTAACCGACTCCCAGGAGTTTCTCAAGGTAGATGCCGATACGCCACCGGAGATTATGCTTACTTCTTTCTCCATTTTATTTGCCCGACATAAGGGGGATTTAGAGACCCTGGTGAGTGGCGCCAAGGCCATTGACAGGCTGCAGCCGGGAGATCGGGTAGTAATTGCCGAGGCTTGTACCCATCATCGTCAGGCCGATGATATTGGCAAGGTTAAAATTCCCCGCTGGTTGCGGCAGCGGATAGGCGGTGAGCTGGAATTTAGCTGGGTATCGGGTGGCGAATTTCCGCCGGATCTATCCTCCTATAAGCTGATTGTCCATTGTGGCTCCTGTATGCTGACGCGGCGGGAAATGCTATACCGGCTGTCTGTTGCCCGCCAGGCCAATGTGCCTATTGTCAATTACGGCGTTCTTATTGCCTGGGTTCATGGTATTTTGCCGCGGGCCTTGCGACCGTTTCCCGCAGCCCGGAGCATTTTGGACGACTAA
- a CDS encoding bactofilin family protein — protein MFGSKKSLGIEQQVETIIGRETSIKGTVTANAGIRIDGRLEGDVVSFGDVVIGENGCITGQIKARNAVVAGAVQGNIEIQEKLELLPTAKLNGDIKVSVLMIAEGATFKGACEMRYESLQAQGEAAATSTKNGKK, from the coding sequence ATGTTTGGTAGCAAAAAATCATTAGGAATCGAACAGCAGGTAGAGACAATTATTGGCAGAGAAACTTCGATCAAGGGAACGGTGACTGCTAATGCCGGCATACGGATTGACGGCAGGCTGGAGGGGGATGTGGTTTCCTTTGGCGATGTGGTGATCGGTGAAAACGGCTGCATCACAGGACAAATTAAGGCGCGCAATGCCGTGGTTGCCGGAGCCGTTCAGGGCAATATTGAGATACAGGAGAAGCTGGAGCTGCTGCCCACGGCTAAACTGAATGGTGATATAAAGGTAAGTGTGTTAATGATTGCCGAGGGAGCTACCTTTAAGGGAGCCTGCGAGATGCGCTATGAAAGCCTGCAGGCCCAGGGAGAAGCTGCCGCCACTAGCACTAAGAACGGTAAGAAATAA
- a CDS encoding DUF554 domain-containing protein — protein sequence MKGTLVNVAAVVAGSLVGMVLKKGIPERYQLTVTHGLGMAVGLIGLQMALKTQNILIVIISLGLGGLVGEKIDIDRWLNRLGAWISRRLGDQYGDAGQGFVTASLVFCVGAMAVVGSIQDGLTGDASTLYAKSMLDGVFSMVFSSTMGIGVALSGVSILLYQGSITLLAGICSSILSDAIITEMTAVGGVLIVGISLLMLKLKTVKVANLLPAIPVAAVVTALWLK from the coding sequence GTGAAAGGGACATTGGTAAACGTGGCGGCTGTAGTCGCTGGCTCGCTGGTCGGGATGGTCTTGAAAAAAGGCATTCCCGAGCGCTATCAATTGACTGTAACCCATGGTCTGGGGATGGCGGTGGGTCTAATTGGACTACAGATGGCTTTAAAGACGCAAAATATACTGATTGTTATTATTAGTCTGGGCCTCGGCGGCTTAGTGGGAGAAAAGATTGATATTGACCGGTGGCTGAACCGGCTGGGTGCTTGGATCAGCCGTCGGCTGGGCGATCAGTACGGTGATGCCGGGCAGGGCTTTGTTACAGCCAGCCTGGTATTTTGTGTAGGTGCTATGGCGGTTGTCGGCTCGATTCAGGACGGGCTGACGGGAGATGCTTCGACTCTTTATGCGAAATCCATGCTGGATGGTGTTTTTTCCATGGTATTTTCATCGACTATGGGGATTGGGGTGGCGTTATCGGGTGTGTCTATTTTATTGTATCAGGGGAGCATTACCCTACTGGCGGGAATCTGCAGTTCGATCTTGTCGGACGCCATTATTACCGAAATGACGGCGGTAGGCGGCGTGCTCATTGTTGGAATCAGCCTGTTGATGCTTAAGCTTAAGACCGTTAAAGTAGCTAATCTGTTGCCGGCTATTCCGGTAGCTGCCGTTGTTACGGCTTTGTGGTTAAAATAG
- the yyaC gene encoding spore protease YyaC, whose protein sequence is MLNKVFRLPQPSTECKCNVQDPTATYTIAMNIRNLLQESQENHQNVIVLCIGTDRSTGDSLGPLTGTKLRSLNLHPHIFGTLDQPVHATNLQDVIQQITTSFVDPYIIAVDACLGKSENVGYVSLGKGSVKPGAAVKKDLPPVGHAYITGIVNVGGFMEHLVLQSTRLSLVMKMADTIAYGISFGLRGAGNAARI, encoded by the coding sequence ATGCTAAATAAAGTTTTTCGATTGCCGCAACCTTCCACTGAATGCAAGTGCAATGTTCAAGACCCTACCGCGACCTACACGATTGCAATGAATATCCGCAACCTGTTGCAAGAAAGCCAGGAAAATCACCAAAATGTCATCGTTCTTTGCATTGGCACTGACCGTTCCACCGGTGACTCGCTCGGTCCCTTGACAGGCACCAAGCTGCGTTCCCTCAATTTACATCCCCATATTTTCGGTACCTTAGATCAACCGGTTCATGCCACCAATCTGCAGGACGTCATTCAACAGATCACCACAAGCTTTGTCGACCCCTATATCATTGCCGTAGATGCCTGCCTGGGTAAAAGCGAAAATGTCGGCTATGTGTCCTTAGGCAAAGGCTCGGTAAAACCGGGCGCCGCCGTAAAGAAGGACCTGCCGCCGGTCGGCCATGCCTATATTACCGGCATCGTCAACGTAGGTGGTTTCATGGAACATTTGGTACTGCAAAGCACACGTCTCAGTCTGGTGATGAAAATGGCCGACACGATTGCCTATGGCATTTCCTTCGGGCTCCGGGGCGCCGGAAATGCCGCCCGAATATGA
- a CDS encoding M23 family metallopeptidase yields MCLLTKQVKKPDRREYTFMLVPHHGQAGVRSIHVPILAIKCLAAALCLLVVVVIGGVVSYRHTTVTAGMEKAELEQLKQVNGSQVKQIEDLAKSTAALEQDMERLNTLDAEIRHIVNENDNGSTSRAGLTRMTPGSAQYTGQGGPNPPSLEEMGQTLEDLKKNMAAREQSLLALKEELLAKQARAAVTPSIWPANGQVTSRFGYRSSPWGRGSDYHPGIDIASDYGTPIVATADGTVVHSDWSSGYGKLVEVDHGNGIVTLYGHCSQLLVKSGDYVKKGQVVAYMGSTGLSTGTHVHYEVRVNGTAVNPDKFL; encoded by the coding sequence GTGTGTTTATTGACAAAGCAAGTGAAGAAGCCTGATCGGCGAGAATACACGTTTATGCTTGTACCTCATCATGGACAGGCAGGCGTGCGCAGCATCCATGTGCCCATCCTGGCAATTAAGTGCCTGGCCGCTGCCTTATGCCTGCTGGTTGTTGTAGTGATCGGCGGTGTTGTCAGCTATCGCCACACGACGGTTACGGCCGGTATGGAAAAGGCCGAACTGGAACAGTTAAAGCAAGTGAATGGTTCCCAGGTCAAGCAGATTGAGGATTTAGCCAAGTCGACGGCTGCGTTGGAGCAAGACATGGAAAGACTCAATACGCTTGACGCGGAAATCCGCCATATCGTAAATGAAAATGATAACGGCAGCACTTCCCGCGCCGGCCTAACCCGTATGACACCCGGGTCGGCTCAATATACCGGCCAGGGCGGTCCCAATCCTCCTTCTTTGGAAGAGATGGGACAAACACTGGAAGATCTGAAGAAAAATATGGCGGCCCGGGAGCAAAGCTTGCTGGCACTGAAAGAAGAGCTGCTGGCGAAACAGGCCAGGGCAGCGGTGACGCCATCCATTTGGCCGGCCAACGGTCAGGTGACTTCCCGCTTTGGCTATCGTAGTTCACCCTGGGGCCGGGGCAGTGACTACCATCCGGGGATTGACATTGCCAGCGATTACGGGACGCCGATTGTGGCTACGGCTGACGGTACAGTGGTGCATAGTGATTGGTCAAGCGGCTATGGCAAGCTGGTTGAAGTCGATCACGGCAACGGAATTGTTACCTTGTACGGACATTGTTCACAGCTTCTGGTAAAAAGCGGGGATTACGTGAAAAAGGGCCAGGTGGTTGCCTATATGGGCAGCACCGGCTTAAGTACCGGGACCCATGTGCATTATGAAGTTCGTGTGAACGGCACGGCAGTAAACCCCGATAAATTTTTATAA
- a CDS encoding DUF4446 family protein, producing the protein MDYIGELTAWIAANLQGVLLFMTAMICLALIVFININIKLSRMNRRYRKLMQGVEGANLEKLLLTHIEEVRDAVKRVDSLSASCRNLEGITRNCVQKVGIVRFNAFEDTGSDLSFAIALLDAQNNGVVISNIFGRNESRTYAKPIANCQSQYFLTEEEKAALEQAWKK; encoded by the coding sequence ATGGACTATATTGGAGAGCTTACAGCCTGGATTGCTGCGAATTTGCAGGGTGTGCTGCTGTTTATGACCGCAATGATCTGTTTGGCACTTATTGTTTTTATCAATATTAATATCAAGCTTTCCCGGATGAACAGACGGTATCGTAAATTGATGCAGGGCGTGGAAGGGGCCAATCTGGAAAAGCTTTTACTTACTCATATTGAAGAGGTCCGGGACGCTGTAAAGCGGGTGGACAGTCTGTCGGCTTCCTGCCGCAACCTGGAAGGCATAACCCGCAATTGTGTCCAAAAAGTCGGGATTGTCCGGTTTAACGCTTTTGAAGATACCGGCAGTGACCTTAGCTTTGCTATTGCCCTGCTGGATGCCCAGAATAATGGTGTTGTTATATCCAACATATTTGGGCGCAATGAGTCGCGAACTTATGCTAAACCCATTGCCAACTGCCAGTCTCAGTATTTTTTAACCGAGGAAGAAAAAGCGGCCTTGGAACAGGCATGGAAAAAATAA